The following proteins are co-located in the Castanea sativa cultivar Marrone di Chiusa Pesio chromosome 8, ASM4071231v1 genome:
- the LOC142606487 gene encoding uncharacterized protein LOC142606487, with translation MTAALNRFISRSADRCRPFFQLLNKWKGFEWTEECEVAFQQLKEYLSCLPIMSRPDIDEVLYAYIAVADRAVSLVLIRVDNNVQKPIYYVSKSLHEAEVHYLPLEKAILVVVHATRKLPHYFQSHMVVVLTQLPLKSVLCSADYTSKIVKWGTILGAFDVRYMSCTSVKGQVLADLVTEFAEPTIEESVKRMGMDEKSVGMVACKEHLVWKVDVDGAANQRGSGVGLVVVTPKGVTLEKSLRLGFSATNNEAEYEALVVGMDMVQRMGGKAVQMFSDSQLVVGQVEGKLEARDPRMQEYLTQVRYLQSKFESFTLSHVSRSGNTHADSLANLATSSAQGLARVILVEDLCKPIKSNGNHIQVHQVRVGPSWMDPIVSFLKDDGNGQAEAVNKVIVSGLKKRLDDAKGRWVKELLHVLWTYRTTPRRSTGEIPFSMTYGAEAVIPLETGFPKMRASSFTPSDNDSLLEKSLDLVEERREIAMVQLACYQQKLKQGYDSRVNPRPLAPEDLVLRKVLGTAKNPAWGKLGPNWEGPYRITSVAGIRVYYLVDLDEKIVRHPWNVSNLRRYYY, from the exons ATGACTGCTGCCCTTAACCGTTTCATTTCACGATCCGCAGACaggtgcagacctttcttccaattgttgaacaagtggaaaggatttgaaTGGACTGAGGAATGTGAGGTAGCGTTTCAACAGCTTAAGGAATATCTATCATGTCTGCCtattatgtctcgaccagataTTGATGAGGTTTTGTATGCGTATATCGCCGTAGCTGACCGTGCTGTTAGTTTGGTTCTGATACGAGTTGATAATAATGTGCAGAAACCCATTTATTATGTGAGTAAATCTTTGCATGAAGCCGAGGTTCATTACTTGCCATTGGAAAAAGCAATTCTAGTTgtggtgcatgctacacgtAAACtcccccattattttcagtctcacatGGTGGTGGTCCTAACTCAACTTCCTCTCAAGTCTGTACTTTGTAGTGCTGATTACACGAGTAAGATCGTTAAGTGGGGCACCATtctaggggcttttgatgtCAGATATATGTCTTGCACCTCTGTGAAGGGTCAAGTGCTAGCGGATTTAGTCACAGAATTTGCTGAGCCTACCATAGAAGAGAGTGTTAAGAGAATgggcatggatgaaaaatcagttggcatggtcgCTTGCAAGGAGCATTTGGTGTGGAAAGTggatgttgatggggcagcaaaTCAGAGAGGCTCTGGTGTGGGGTTAGTAGTAGTGACCCCTAAAGGAGTAACGTTGGAAAAATCACTaagattgggattctcggctactaataatgaagccgaataTGAAGCTTTGGTGGTGGGAATGGATATGGTTCAAAGAATGGGTGGAAAAGCAgtacaaatgttctcggattcgcAATTGGTTGTAGGCCAAGTTGAAGGAAAATTGGAAGCTAGAGAtccgagaatgcaagaatacctaacccaggtcaggtactTACAATCTAAATTCGAGTCTTTTACTTTGTCACATGTATCCAGAAGTGggaacacccatgcagattctttagCCAACCTCGCCACATCCTCGGCGCAAGGTTTAGCTCgggttatccttgttgaagatctgtgtAAGCCAATCAAAAGCAATGGTAATCATATTCAAGTTCATCAAGTCAGAGTGGggcctagctggatggaccctaTAGTGTCCTTTCTTAAGGATGAT ggaaatgggcaggctgAAGCGGTTAAtaaagttatagtcagtggacttaagaaaaGACTAGATGATGCCAAGGGTAGGTGGGTAAAAGAGTTGCTGCAcgttttgtggacgtatcgaactacgcctcGAAGATCAACTGGAGAAataccattctctatgacttatggagccgaagCTGTGATCCCATTGGAAACCGGCTTTCCAAAAATGAGAGCGAGTTCTTTCACCCCTAGTGACAATGATAGTTTACTAGAAAAAAGCCTAGACCtggttgaggaacgacgagagatTGCTATGGTCCAGTTGGCTTGTTATCAGCAAAAACTCAAACAGGGATACGACTCTCGCGTGAATCCAAGACCACTTGCCCCTGAAGATTTAGTGTTAAGGAAAGTCTTAGGAactgccaaaaacccagcatggggaaaattgGGCCCTAACTGGGAAGGGCCCTATCGTATCACTTCAGTAGCTGGTATAAGGGTATATTATCTTGTAGATttggatgaaaaaattgtacggCATCCCTGGAATGTAAGTAACctgcgaaggtactattattaa